A window from Methanocalculus alkaliphilus encodes these proteins:
- a CDS encoding Zn-ribbon domain-containing OB-fold protein: MTVARFWRKIPQRYNLIGTKCENCNTIYFPPRSLCPDCRRDGTIVDHTCCGKGTVVTFSVIRTASDQFSNMTPYVLAIIELEEGCRLTSQVICDPTEVSIGMKVKSVFRVIAEDGPSGIIHYGTKFVPV, translated from the coding sequence ATGACGGTAGCGCGATTCTGGAGGAAGATTCCCCAGCGGTACAATCTCATCGGTACAAAATGCGAAAACTGCAACACGATCTACTTCCCGCCCAGATCCCTCTGCCCGGACTGCCGGCGGGACGGGACGATCGTTGATCATACCTGCTGTGGGAAGGGGACCGTCGTCACCTTCTCGGTGATCCGGACTGCAAGCGATCAGTTCTCGAATATGACGCCGTATGTCCTTGCGATCATCGAGCTTGAGGAGGGGTGCCGCCTCACCTCACAGGTGATCTGTGATCCGACCGAGGTGAGCATCGGGATGAAGGTCAAATCGGTCTTCCGGGTGATCGCCGAGGACGGGCCGTCCGGGATCATCCATTACGGGACGAAGTTCGTCCCGGTTTAA
- a CDS encoding hydroxymethylglutaryl-CoA synthase, whose translation MVGIITYGAYIPRFRVRVEEIARVWGANPAEITGGLGVFEKSVPDLDENTATIAVEAARSALARRKINPVDIGAVYVGSESHPYAVKPTAVTVGEAIGATPVMTAADYEFACKAGTAAIQTCMGLVGSGMIRYGLAVGADIAQGAPGDALEYTAAAGGAAFLIGSENPIAEITQTVSYTSDTPDFWRREGQPYPRHGGRFSGDPGYFKHVLGASRLLFERQGTEAADYDYAVFHQPNAKFPTRAAKMLGFSDEKTKPGLVVPKIGNTYSGASPVGLAATLDIAEPGDRIFVCSYGSGSGSDAFDIRVTDAITTEINRSKAPAVADLISEPRYLDYALYARHKGKIVMQE comes from the coding sequence ATGGTAGGCATCATCACCTATGGGGCATATATCCCGCGGTTCCGGGTCAGGGTCGAGGAGATCGCACGGGTCTGGGGTGCAAACCCGGCCGAGATCACCGGCGGCCTCGGCGTCTTTGAGAAGTCGGTCCCCGACCTTGACGAGAATACCGCGACGATTGCAGTAGAGGCGGCACGTTCCGCCCTGGCACGAAGGAAGATCAATCCCGTTGATATCGGGGCGGTCTATGTCGGCTCCGAATCCCATCCCTATGCGGTCAAGCCGACGGCGGTCACCGTCGGTGAGGCGATCGGGGCGACACCGGTGATGACGGCGGCAGACTATGAGTTCGCCTGCAAGGCAGGGACCGCCGCCATCCAGACCTGCATGGGCCTCGTCGGGTCAGGCATGATCCGGTATGGCCTGGCCGTCGGTGCGGATATCGCACAGGGTGCTCCCGGGGATGCACTTGAATATACGGCAGCAGCCGGCGGGGCGGCGTTTCTCATCGGATCGGAAAACCCCATCGCCGAGATCACCCAGACGGTCTCCTATACAAGCGATACCCCTGACTTCTGGCGGCGGGAAGGCCAGCCCTATCCCCGCCATGGAGGACGGTTCTCCGGCGACCCCGGGTACTTCAAGCATGTCCTCGGGGCAAGCAGGCTCCTCTTTGAGCGGCAGGGGACCGAGGCGGCCGATTATGACTATGCCGTCTTCCATCAGCCCAACGCCAAGTTCCCGACGAGAGCCGCAAAGATGCTCGGCTTTTCGGATGAGAAGACAAAACCGGGGCTGGTCGTCCCGAAGATCGGAAACACCTACTCGGGTGCTTCCCCGGTTGGCCTTGCCGCAACCCTCGATATCGCAGAGCCGGGAGATCGGATCTTCGTCTGCAGCTATGGCTCCGGGTCCGGATCCGATGCCTTCGATATCAGGGTGACGGATGCGATAACAACGGAGATCAACCGGTCAAAGGCGCCAGCTGTAGCGGATCTCATCAGTGAGCCCCGGTACCTTGACTATGCACTGTATGCAAGACACAAAGGAAAGATCGTGATGCAGGAATGA
- a CDS encoding thiolase domain-containing protein has protein sequence MREVAVIGVGCTQFGERWDTSFRELFVEAGTLAIEDAGVGGESIDALYVGNMSAGRFVEQEHIGALIADYAGLTHAGHVPATRVEAACASGGLAFRQAVLAVASGMEDIVVAAGVEKMTDAGDSTDVLSAAADREWEGFAGATFPGLYAMIATDYMHRYPLTRDQLASVAVKNHYHGSMNPIAQFQNEITIDTVLRSTLVADPLRLFDCSPVSDGSAAVVVAPLDRAREFTDAPVAVIGSAQASDTIALHDRRDISTLDASVAAGNRAFAQAGVTRKDIDLIEVHDCFTIAEICAIEDLGFVTKGEAGTFYEEGQAYIGGDLPVNTSGGLKACGHPVGATGIKQVWEIVTQLRGEAGRRQVDGAEIGMTQNVGGSGATVACHIFRRA, from the coding sequence ATGAGAGAAGTAGCAGTTATCGGGGTCGGATGCACGCAGTTTGGCGAACGCTGGGATACCTCGTTCCGGGAGCTCTTCGTCGAGGCGGGCACCCTCGCCATCGAGGATGCGGGCGTTGGCGGCGAGTCGATTGACGCATTGTATGTCGGCAATATGAGTGCAGGGAGGTTTGTTGAACAGGAGCATATCGGGGCACTCATCGCAGATTATGCAGGCCTCACCCATGCAGGCCATGTCCCTGCAACACGGGTCGAGGCGGCCTGCGCATCCGGTGGTCTGGCATTCCGGCAGGCTGTTCTTGCGGTTGCAAGCGGGATGGAGGATATCGTCGTTGCGGCGGGTGTTGAGAAGATGACCGATGCCGGGGACTCGACCGATGTCCTCTCAGCAGCAGCAGACCGTGAGTGGGAAGGGTTTGCAGGGGCGACCTTCCCCGGCCTCTATGCGATGATCGCAACCGATTATATGCACCGCTATCCGCTCACCCGTGATCAGCTCGCAAGTGTGGCGGTGAAGAACCATTACCACGGGTCGATGAACCCGATTGCACAGTTCCAAAACGAGATCACCATCGATACGGTTCTTCGTTCGACCCTTGTCGCCGATCCCCTCCGGCTCTTCGACTGCTCCCCGGTATCTGACGGGAGTGCGGCAGTCGTCGTCGCCCCGCTCGACCGGGCCAGGGAGTTCACCGATGCACCGGTGGCGGTGATCGGCTCAGCTCAGGCGAGCGACACGATTGCACTCCATGATCGCCGGGATATCTCGACCCTCGATGCATCGGTGGCAGCCGGTAACCGGGCATTTGCACAGGCAGGCGTGACGCGGAAGGATATCGATCTCATCGAGGTCCATGACTGTTTCACCATTGCGGAGATCTGTGCCATCGAGGATCTCGGGTTTGTGACGAAGGGCGAGGCCGGCACCTTCTATGAGGAAGGTCAGGCGTATATCGGCGGCGATCTCCCGGTGAACACCTCCGGTGGTCTGAAGGCCTGTGGACATCCGGTCGGTGCGACCGGGATCAAGCAGGTCTGGGAGATCGTCACCCAGCTCCGTGGCGAGGCGGGACGGCGGCAGGTGGATGGTGCCGAGATCGGGATGACCCAGAATGTCGGCGGATCCGGTGCGACGGTCGCCTGTCATATCTTCAGGAGGGCCTGA